Genomic DNA from Streptomyces sp. GS7:
GGTCAGCCCGGTCGCGGCCAGCAGGCCGGGCCAGCGCCCTGCGACGTCGAAGCCGAGCAGCGCGGCGACGGCCAGCAGGACCGCGATGGCGACCAGCATCCGGCCGGTCTCCACCACGACCTTGGCGATCAGCACCGAGGAGCGCGCGATGGGCAGGGTGCGGAAACGGTCCATCAGGCCCGTGCGGAAGTCGTCGTTGACGCCCGTGCCGACCGCCATCGCGATGGTCATCCCCAGGATCACCATCAGGCCCGGCACCAGGAACCCCAGGTACCGGGTGCGGTCGCCGCCGGCGCCGAGCACGCCGCCGAAGACGAAGACGAACAGCAGCGTCAGCACGACCGGCATCAGCAGCGCGTCGGTCATCGACTCCGGGTTCTGCCGGATCTGCAGGAGGTTGCGGCGGACCAGCGCGCCGGTGTGCCGCAGATGGGACCGCACCGCGATCCGCCCCTCGTCGCGACGGAGCGCGGCGGGCGCGGGGTGCGGCGGGGCCTCGTACGACGTCATCGCTGCTCCTCCCTCGATCCGGCGGCCGGTGGCTCAGGCCCCGCGCCGGCGCTCGTCGAGCCACTTCTGCCAGTACGTGCGCCGGTCGCTGCTGGGATGGGCGACGACGATGTCGCCGAAGACCGCGGAGCCGGTGATGCGCACCAGCGGGGTGACGGACTCCGGGCCGGAGTGCGCCCGGGTCAGATCGCGCAAATCGCCGAAGAGCTTGCTGCAGTTCAGCTCGACCCGGACGCCCTCGGGGAGGAGCAGGTGCACATCGCCGAGCACCGCGCGGGCCGAGATGGTCAGTTCGCCGGTCGACGGGGCCGGGGAGGAGCACAGGTCGAGGGTCAGATCGCCGAAGACGGCGGTGGCCTCGATGCCGTTCTCCAGGGCGGGGCTGCTCAGTGTCAGATCGCCGAACACCGCCTTGAACACCCGCTGTCCGGCGGTAGCCGGCGAGGGCGGCGGTGCGGCGGCGGGCAGATCCTCGCCGACCGACGCCAACTCCTCACGCGTACGGGCCAGATAGGCCGCCTCGTAGCGCTCGGCCAGTTCCTCCAGCGTCAGCCGGCCTTCCACGGTGGCTTCCCGCAGCCGCTCGATCATGTCCTCGCGCTCGGCGTCCGAGGCGAGCACCGAGGGCTGCCGGGGCGCGGTCGGCGACGGCGCCGACTCCTTGTGCAGATCGGGGCGTTGGGGCTGCGTCATGGGAGGGGCCTCCGCTGGTCGGGCGGTAGTGATGCGGGCGCCGCGATGCCCCCGCGCGGTCTCATCCGACCACGTCACAGGGGGTGCGGACATCGGCGTGCGGTACTACATCGAAAGGTGCAGGCGGCGGTTGCGGGCACCCGGTTCGGCCTATCCCTCGTCCGGTTCCGGCGGACGGGCGGGCGTTGCGTCAGGTCCGCGCGCCGCTCCCCGCCGCTCCCCGTATTGGTTGTGCGCACCATTGATCCGGGGCCTGCGAAATGATCTCGTCATGGCTTGGTGAAGTCCTGTGTGAAGTCGAGTGAAGAAAGTAAAAAGGATGTCGACTTCTTCTTGACTGCTTGGTAAAGTAGCCTGCGCTCATTGTGACTCGGGATTTGTCTAGCCGACCACAGTCGCCGACCACAGTCATCAAACCGTTCGAATCCGGAGGATTTGTCGAATGCCTGAGCTGGCGGACACCGGGAGGCGAATCAAAGAGCTCCGGGTCGGCGCGGGAATGACCCAGCACGATCTCGCCGGATCCGACATGTCCTCCAGCTACATCTCCCTTGTCGAACGCGGGAAGCGCATTCCCAGCGGCCGGGCCCTCAAGATCCTGGCCGAACGCCTCGGGGTCGGCGTGACGGAAATATCCGGCGGCGCCGAGTCGGCCGAATCCACCGGCCGGGTCCGCAGGCTGGATCTGGTCGGTCGATTGGTCGCGGCCCGCCGCCAATGGGAGGGCGGCGATGCCGAGGGTGCGCTCCGGGAATTCCGCGCGCTGGCCGAGACCGAATCGGCCGGCCGGCAGGACGACGTATATACCGAGGCGCAGCTCGCCATTGCCGAAATACTGGGGTCACTGGGCCGCGCCGACGAAGGCGCGGCCGTCCTGCTGCGGATGCTGGACGCGCTCGCCGCCGCGCCGTACGCCGAGGCCCGGCTGCGCGCGCTGATCGCGCTCGCCGACCTGCTGGAGTCGGCCGGCCGGGTCCAGGACGGGCTCCGCTACGCGCTGACCGGCTCGCTGGAGTCCGACCGGGCCCCCGGCACCGGCTTCCACTCGCTGCTGGTCCTCGACGTCCTGACCCGCTGCGCCTACTGGAGCGGCTGCGCCCACTGGGCGCCGGCCACCGACCGCGGCCGGCCGCCCGCGCACGGGGTGCTGCCCGGGCCGCGCGCCAGTATCGAGCTGCACCGGGCGCTGGACCTGTGGGACCGCGGCGCGGCGGACCGGGCGGCGGAGCTGCTGGCCGACACCGTGCGCCGGGTCACCCCGGCCGCCGGATTCCGGCTCTGGGAGAAGATCAACGGCCGTTACGCGCTGCTGCTGCTCGGCCGCGGCGAGCGGAGCGCCGCGCGCAGCATCGTGGAGCGCGGGCTGGTGGTCGCCTCCGTGGCGCAGGAACCGGACTTCCCGCTCTGGCTGATGACCGCCGAGGCGGTCTGCGCGGAGGCCGCCGGCGATCCGGCGCGGGTCCGGTCGCTGGGTACTGAGCTGGCCGCGCTGCCCGACACCGGCCGCAGCCACGAGAAAGCCGCCGCGCTCCTGGAGATCGCGGCGGCACACGAGCGGATCGGGGACCGGGAAAAGGCGGCCGGTTACTTCCGGTATTCCGCCGAGCTGTTCCGGCGCGCCCAGGCGTACCGGCACGCCGACCGGGCCCGGGAACGGCTCACCGAACTCCTCGAAAAGCGGAACTGACGCCCGCCGGGGAGACGTGCGGTCCACCCGGGCGGGCGTCGGAGCGGGAACTGCCAAAAGCGTTGGCCGTGCCACAAATGCCGTAAATGCGACGCTATTTATTCGACTTCTTCCCCAGCCCCAGGAGCGCGAAGAGCGCCTCCGCGCCGCCGACGATGGCCAGGACGAGTCCGGCCTTGTGAAGTGAGATGACCGGCGTCTCCACTTCCTTTGTGGTGAGCCACAGGATGACGCCGACGATCGCCAGAAAAATGCCTACGGCAATACCCTTCATGAGTTCCCTCGTCCCTCGTTGGTGGTGCCGGAGCTGGTTGACCGCTCCAGCGTCCCGCCCGGCCCGCCGGTCCGGATCATCCGCAGGTAGGCACTTTCCCCGGCGCCTCCTGTCACTTTCTATGTACGCCGGACCCCTACCCGCGGCCCGGCGCACGGGAGCGGACACGGGGCGCGACGGTGGCGGCAGCCGGCGCACCGCGCTTGTCTGGCGCCCCATCAGTCAAATTTCATGACTCTGCTAGTCATGCGGAGGGTGGCGTTTTCGCTGGTGAGCGACGTTCTTGCCCCTGTTGACCTGCTCGGTCTGCTGACTCTGCTGCGAGCGAGGCGTTGACAATCCTCTGACTCGGCTGTCATCTTTCTGGTCATGAGGGCACCCCAGTCGTGACAAGGGGCAGAAAAGTAGGAGGCGGGTTTCATGGAGTTACGGGCAGCGGATCGGCGGCGGGTCGTCGTCACCGGCTGCGGCGTGGTGTCCCCCGTGGGCAACACCACCGCGGACTTCTGGGCCGCCCTCCTGGCCGGCCGCAGCGGCGTCGGCGCCGTGACCCGCTTCGACGCCTCCGGCCTGCCGGTGCGTATCGCGGGTGACGTCAAGGACTTCGACCCGGCCGCCGACGCTTCCCTCACGCCCCAAGAGGCCCGCCGCAGCGACCGGTTCACCCAGTACGCGGTGGCCGCCGCCGCCCAGGCGCTGCGCGCCGCCGGCCTCACACCCCCGGACGGCATCGACCCGTACCGCTTCGCCGCGGTGATCGGCTCCGGCTACGGTGCCGCCCCCGCGATCCAGCAGCAGTACGACGTCCTCAAGGAGCAGGGCCCGCGCCGGGTCTCCCCGTACCACTCGGTGCTCACCGCGATCGACCACCCGGCGAGCCTGCTGTCCATCAAGTACGGCATCGCCGGCCCCAGCAACGCGGTCTCCGCGGCCTGCGCCACCGGCGCGGTGGCCATCGGGGAGGCGGCCGAGCTGATCCGGCACGGCCGCGCCGACATCGCGCTGGCCGGCGGCACGGACGACTCGCTCACCGCCGTCGACCTGGCCGGCACCGCCAACGCCAGGGCCCTCTCCCGCCGCAACGACGACCCCGAAGGCGCCAGCCGGCCCTTCGACCGGGACCGGGACGGCTTCGTGATGGCGGTCGGCGCCACCGTGGTGACGCTGGAGGAGGCCGGGCACGCCGAGCGGCGCGGCGCCCCGATCCTCGCCGAGGTGGCCGGCTACGCCGCGACCACCGACGCCCACCACGCCACCGCCCCCGACCCCACCGGCGCCGGAGCCGTCCGCGCGATGCGGGCCGCGCTCGCCGACGCCGGCAAGGACCCCGAGGACGTCGGGCAGATCAGCGCCCACGGCACCGGCACCGTCCTCAACGACCGCATCGAGGCCGCCGCGCTGCGCGAGGTGCTGGGCCCCGACACCCTGCGGCGCACCCCGGTCACCGCCGTCAAGAGCATGACCGGGCACATGCTCGGCGCCT
This window encodes:
- a CDS encoding helix-turn-helix domain-containing protein; this encodes MPELADTGRRIKELRVGAGMTQHDLAGSDMSSSYISLVERGKRIPSGRALKILAERLGVGVTEISGGAESAESTGRVRRLDLVGRLVAARRQWEGGDAEGALREFRALAETESAGRQDDVYTEAQLAIAEILGSLGRADEGAAVLLRMLDALAAAPYAEARLRALIALADLLESAGRVQDGLRYALTGSLESDRAPGTGFHSLLVLDVLTRCAYWSGCAHWAPATDRGRPPAHGVLPGPRASIELHRALDLWDRGAADRAAELLADTVRRVTPAAGFRLWEKINGRYALLLLGRGERSAARSIVERGLVVASVAQEPDFPLWLMTAEAVCAEAAGDPARVRSLGTELAALPDTGRSHEKAAALLEIAAAHERIGDREKAAGYFRYSAELFRRAQAYRHADRARERLTELLEKRN
- a CDS encoding ABC transporter permease, which encodes MTSYEAPPHPAPAALRRDEGRIAVRSHLRHTGALVRRNLLQIRQNPESMTDALLMPVVLTLLFVFVFGGVLGAGGDRTRYLGFLVPGLMVILGMTIAMAVGTGVNDDFRTGLMDRFRTLPIARSSVLIAKVVVETGRMLVAIAVLLAVAALLGFDVAGRWPGLLAATGLTAVFGTSLVWTFMLLGLTLRSAQAVQGLSVVVLTPLQFGSSIFVSPATMPHWLESLTRLNPLTHMADAARGLALGEGPVAGPVTWTVLWSVGLTAVTAPIALAKFARKT
- a CDS encoding DUF5708 family protein, which encodes MKGIAVGIFLAIVGVILWLTTKEVETPVISLHKAGLVLAIVGGAEALFALLGLGKKSNK
- a CDS encoding DUF1707 SHOCT-like domain-containing protein; translation: MTQPQRPDLHKESAPSPTAPRQPSVLASDAEREDMIERLREATVEGRLTLEELAERYEAAYLARTREELASVGEDLPAAAPPPSPATAGQRVFKAVFGDLTLSSPALENGIEATAVFGDLTLDLCSSPAPSTGELTISARAVLGDVHLLLPEGVRVELNCSKLFGDLRDLTRAHSGPESVTPLVRITGSAVFGDIVVAHPSSDRRTYWQKWLDERRRGA
- a CDS encoding beta-ketoacyl-[acyl-carrier-protein] synthase family protein — translated: MELRAADRRRVVVTGCGVVSPVGNTTADFWAALLAGRSGVGAVTRFDASGLPVRIAGDVKDFDPAADASLTPQEARRSDRFTQYAVAAAAQALRAAGLTPPDGIDPYRFAAVIGSGYGAAPAIQQQYDVLKEQGPRRVSPYHSVLTAIDHPASLLSIKYGIAGPSNAVSAACATGAVAIGEAAELIRHGRADIALAGGTDDSLTAVDLAGTANARALSRRNDDPEGASRPFDRDRDGFVMAVGATVVTLEEAGHAERRGAPILAEVAGYAATTDAHHATAPDPTGAGAVRAMRAALADAGKDPEDVGQISAHGTGTVLNDRIEAAALREVLGPDTLRRTPVTAVKSMTGHMLGASGAAEAAAAVLSLRDRVIPPIRNCDHPGEPDLDLVTKGARDWDGDVVLSNSFGFGGHNAVLVLARYTG